The Anabas testudineus chromosome 14, fAnaTes1.2, whole genome shotgun sequence genome includes a region encoding these proteins:
- the phldb1a gene encoding pleckstrin homology-like domain family B member 1 isoform X1: protein MSLSEDLHVSDYSDTPANMDSMSKNKMEHGRQMHQVLQSTPLDLIETGKSLKVQAERPHLVSLGSGRLSTAITLLPLLEGRTTLGSEGTDIPLQGPGIAAQHCYIENQAGSITLYPCGNQCSVDGLPIAKPFRLTQGCMLCFGQSAFFRFNHPAEALRMKSMLPGASHGPTATKSLPQDSQSVLNGNHQSFSSNGDSKINNMTEKLQDSLVLKASSSAAGRRPVPQPSPPQMVSERNKATTEESIYENTNSNKTPPVPARSTHTNPSPVPHSWTSLSVTSSCSGGQRAQESPKPLRIIRAENMSSNTLPSRGSGQGIESLTHKPSSVKISTPIPSNRRVIGPSLQKRSSSPMREQGHVDVSPRLRNPESTGSTSLRERPPLSPHMSQRGTPGLQSLASSPALQGFTAKSTPGSPQGHRKLTTKAETMRALYAQSPSPISGLEKQPGSLVRPGPGSTITSGLDSSPLASPQSQRKTSCITMAGPSSKEQSLKKPYTRERKNSISEISDNEDELLEYHRWQREERLREQEMEKLERQRLETILNLCAEYNHEDSAVELAEVMRSGLLGSTTGTSLDTGGGMPLQGVDRTQRVRETDEETQIEESSSTESTHQECEELLAGHDEVYLEEERNRLMSRVEDLKNRVGELEQQLQETKQEVDMEQALLQAERRAEHEQVEAENEIISQLQLKLSQLDKATQKAKDKGRANVSAERKVLEKQRNEYNELKRQFDKCPLSLREQLQEQLSRKAEALESGTKQFEELEFCQLEEESSLDEKKETQSQQILQKRAEYHCSVAKRKERMAALDAQVKQLGLQAAQDSERITKDRTVTLQILHKEQDRLSALEKRYETLTGGRNFPNPNNMKEELLHISEPDLVYVDGHPHSPCPSSASFSSSHTQSTEFYPVRLQEEYLRLSDVYRMYGNASMQPHSSPPAALQCLSLAVAPGLPRESQPELSRNAMAPINLERWYQDIMAAGEPEACPPPLPAKSFSTRRHGQLLKSKSDDEVGLAGPTTHVSIGAAFAHSSSVSHEKNSSTKGLQLALRDLSNSFDMESSRHITLQSKDVSPTVHHSILHHQSPPSGNQAYDTLSLESSDSMETSVSTGNSACTPESVCGLEAQRIEEMEKMLKEAQQEKARLIENREREVQTRRQMLEEERRRREEAERRLQDETAHRQRLVEEEVKMREKHFSQARPMTRYLPNRKEEFDLRAHVESSGHSIDTCPFVILTEKMCKGHLVKMGGKIKSWKKRWFVFDRLKRNFCYYVDKHETKLKGLIYFQAIEEVYYDHLRSATKSPNPSLTFCVKTHDRLYYMVAPSPEAMRIWMDVIVTGAEGYTQFMS, encoded by the exons ATGTCTCTCAGTGAG GATCTTCATGTGTCAGATTATTCAGACACTCCAGCCAACATGGACAGTATGAGCAAAAACAAGATGGAGCATGGCCGACAGATGCACCAGGTCTTACAG AGCACTCCATTAGACCTGATCGAGACAGGCAAGTCCCTGAAAGTCCAGGCGGAGCGCCCCCACCTGGTTAGTTTGGGAAGTGGACGACTGAGCACAGCCATAACTTTACTACCACTGCTGGAAG GGAGAACCACGCTGGGCAGTGAGGGGACAGATATACCCCTGCAGGGCCCCGGCATCGCAGCTCAGCACTGTTACATCGAAAACCAAGCAGGCAGCATCACGTTGTACCCATGTGGAAACCAGTGCTCTGTAGATGGCCTTCCTATCGCCAAACCCTTTCGCCTCACACAAG GGTGCATGCTGTGTTTTGGTCAGTCTGCCTTCTTCCGCTTCAACCACCCAGCGGAGGCCCTGAGGATGAAGAGCATGCTGCCAGGAGCAAGCCATGGACCAACAGCCACAAAAAGTCTTCCTCAAG ACTCCCAAAGTGTACTGAATGGGAACCATCAGTCTTTTTCCAGCAATGGAGACTCAAAAATTAACAACATGACAGAGAAACTCCAGGACTCTTTAGTGCTAAAGGCTTCCTCATCAGCAGCTGGTAGAAGACCTGTTCCTCAGCCGTCACCTCCGCAAATGGTCAGTGAGAGAAACAAAGCCACCACAGAGGAGTCTATTTATGAAAAcaccaacagcaacaaaaccCCACCAGTACCGGCTCGGTCCACTCATACAAACCCTAGTCCTGTCCCACATTCATGGACCTCACTTTCTGTCACCTCAAGCTGTAGTGGTGGTCAGAGGGCCCAGGAGAGCCCCAAGCCTCTCAGGATCATAAGGGCAGAGAACATGTCAAGCAACACACTGCCTAGCAGGGGGTCAGGGCAGGGCATAGAAAGCCTCACTCATAAACCGTCCTCTGTAAAAATTTCCACCCCAATTCCGTCCAACCGCAGAGTGATAGGTCCCTCCCTACAGAAGAGATCCTCTAGCCCCATGCGAGAGCAGGGCCATGTAGATGTCTCTCCAAGGCTCAGGAATCCAGAGTCAACTGGATCCACCAGTCTGAGGGAACGGCCTCCTCTTAGCCCTCACATGTCCCAGAGAGGGACTCCAGGATTGCAGAGCTTGGCTTCCTCTCCTGCCTTACAAGGCTTCACTGCTAAATCTACTCCCGGAAGCCCTCAGGGCCACCGCAAGCTTACAACTAAAGCAGAAACCATGAGGGCTCTGTATGCCCAGAGTCCATCACCAATCTCTGGATTAGAGAAACAACCTGGAAGCCTGGTGAGACCTGGCCCAGGAAGTACCATCACGTCAGGCCTGGATTCTTCTCCTCTTGCAAGCCCTCAAAGCCAAAGAAAAACTTCCTGCATCACCATGGCAGGACCTTCCAGCAAGGAGCAGAGTCTTAAGAAACCATACACTAGGGAACGCAAAAACAGCATCTCTGAGATCAGTGACAATGAGGATGAGTTGTTGGAATATCACCGCTGgcaaagagaggagaggctgcgagagcaggaaatggaaaaactg GAGCGACAGAGGCTGGAGACCATCCTGAACCTGTGTGCAGAGTATAATCATGAGGACAGTGCTGTGGAGCTGGCTGAGGTGATGAGGAGTGGGCTGCTAGGGAGTACTACAGGAACCAGCTTGGATACAGGAGGGGGAATGCCCCTTCAGGGAGTAGACAGAACCcagagggtgagagagacagatgaggaaACCCAGATAGAGGAGTCTAGCAGCACTGAGAGCACACATCAAGAG TGTGAAGAGTTGTTAGCTGGTCATGATGAAGTTTatctggaggaggagaggaacagGTTAATGTCCAGGGTTGAAGACTTGAAGAACAGAGTTGGTGAACTGGAGCAGCAACTACAAGAGACCAAACAAGAG GTGGATATGGAGCAAGCCCTGCTGCAGGCAGAAAGGCGAGCAGAGCACGAGCAGGTGGAGgctgaaaatgaaatcatcTCTCAACTGCAGCTCAAACTCAGCCAGCTGGACAAGGCCACCCAGAAAGCAAAAGACAAG GGCAGGGCTAATGTGTCGGCTGAGCGGAAGGTCCTggaaaagcagaggaatgaGTACAATGAGCTGAAGAGGCAGTTTGATAAATGCCCCTTGTCTCTAAGGGAACAGTTACAGGAGCAGCTCAGCAGG AAAGCTGAAGCTCTGGAGTCTGGGACCAAGCAGTTTGAGGAGCTGGAGTTCTgccagctggaggaggagagcagtcTGGATGAGAAGAAGGAGACACAAAGCCAGCAGATTCTCCAAAAACGAGCTGAGTATCACTGCAGCGTGGCCAAGAGGAAG GAGAGGATGGCCGCTCTGGACGCTCAGGTGAAGCAGCTGGGGTTACAGGCAGCTCAAGACAGTGAGAGGATCACCAAAGACAGGACAGTGACTCTGCAGATCTTACACAAG GAGCAAGATAGGTTGTCTGCCCTGGAGAAAAGGTACGAGACGTTAACAGGAGGGAGAAACTTCCCAAATCCCAACAACATGAAAGAG GAATTGCTTCACATCAGCGAACCTGACCTTGTTTATGTGGATGGTCATCCTCATAGCCCCTGtccctcctctgcttccttctcctcctctcacacCCAATCTACTGAATTCTATCCTGTTAGGCTACAAGAG GAGTACCTCAGACTGTCTGATGTCTATAGGATGTATGGAAATGCTTCTATGCAACCTCATTCTTCTCCCCCTGCTGCTCTCCAATGCCTCTCCCTCGCTGTAGCTCCAGGTCTGCCACGTGAG AGCCAACCTGAGCTGAGCAGGAATGCAATGGCTCCTATTAACCTCGAACGCTGGTACCAAGACATCATGGCTGCTGGAGAGCCTGAGGCATGTCCCCCACCACTGCCTGCAAAGTCTTTTTCCACACGCAGGCACGGGCAG CTACTGAAGTCCAAATCAGATGATGAGGTTGGTCTAGCAGGACCGACTACTCATGTCAGCATTGGTGCAGCCTTTGCACACTCCAGTAGTGTTAGTCATGAGAAAAATTCATCCACCAAG GGGTTACAGTTAGCACTGAGAGACCTGTCAAACTCATTTGACATGGAGTCCAGTAGGCACATAACTTTGCAGAGCAAAG ATGTGTCTCCCACAGTCCATCATTCCATCCTGCATCATCAGTCGCCACCAAGCGGAAACCAGGCGTATGACACACTGAGCTTGGAGAGCTCAGACAGCATGGAGACCAGCGTCTCCACCGGCAACTCTGCATGTACCCCAGAAAG TGTCTGTGGGTTAGAGGCCCAGAGGAtagaagagatggagaagatgtTGAAGGAAGCACAGCAGGAGAAAGCCAGGCTGATTGAGAACCGA GAGAGGGAGGTGCAGACTCGGCGGCAGATGTTGGAGGAGGAGCGGAGGAGGCGAGAAGAGGCCGAGAGGAGGCTTCAGGATGAGACGGCCCACAGGCAGAggctggtggaggaggaggtgaagatgagagagaaacactTCTCCCAG GCCCGTCCAATGACACGCTATCTACCCAACCGCAAAGAGGAGTTTGACCTGCGTGCACATGTGGAGTCGTCCGGCCATAGCATAGATACCTGCCCCTTTGTCATCCTCACAGAGAAGATGTGCAAGGGCCACCTGGTGAAGATGGGTGGCAAAATCAAATCTTGGAAAAAACGCTGGTTCGTTTTTGACCGTCTCAAGAGGAACTTCTGTTATTACGTGG ACAAGCATGAGACCAAGCTGAAAGGGCTCATTTACTTTCAAGCGATTGAAGAGGTTTATTATGATCATCTGCGCAGTGCCACCAAG
- the phldb1a gene encoding pleckstrin homology-like domain family B member 1 isoform X6 — protein MSLSEDLHVSDYSDTPANMDSMSKNKMEHGRQMHQVLQSTPLDLIETGKSLKVQAERPHLVSLGSGRLSTAITLLPLLEGRTTLGSEGTDIPLQGPGIAAQHCYIENQAGSITLYPCGNQCSVDGLPIAKPFRLTQGCMLCFGQSAFFRFNHPAEALRMKSMLPGASHGPTATKSLPQDSQSVLNGNHQSFSSNGDSKINNMTEKLQDSLVLKASSSAAGRRPVPQPSPPQMVSERNKATTEESIYENTNSNKTPPVPARSTHTNPSPVPHSWTSLSVTSSCSGGQRAQESPKPLRIIRAENMSSNTLPSRGSGQGIESLTHKPSSVKISTPIPSNRRVIGPSLQKRSSSPMREQGHVDVSPRLRNPESTGSTSLRERPPLSPHMSQRGTPGLQSLASSPALQGFTAKSTPGSPQGHRKLTTKAETMRALYAQSPSPISGLEKQPGSLVRPGPGSTITSGLDSSPLASPQSQRKTSCITMAGPSSKEQSLKKPYTRERKNSISEISDNEDELLEYHRWQREERLREQEMEKLERQRLETILNLCAEYNHEDSAVELAEVMRSGLLGSTTGTSLDTGGGMPLQGVDRTQRVRETDEETQIEESSSTESTHQECEELLAGHDEVYLEEERNRLMSRVEDLKNRVGELEQQLQETKQEVDMEQALLQAERRAEHEQVEAENEIISQLQLKLSQLDKATQKAKDKGRANVSAERKVLEKQRNEYNELKRQFDKCPLSLREQLQEQLSRKAEALESGTKQFEELEFCQLEEESSLDEKKETQSQQILQKRAEYHCSVAKRKERMAALDAQVKQLGLQAAQDSERITKDRTVTLQILHKEQDRLSALEKRYETLTGGRNFPNPNNMKESQPELSRNAMAPINLERWYQDIMAAGEPEACPPPLPAKSFSTRRHGQLLKSKSDDEVGLAGPTTHVSIGAAFAHSSSVSHEKNSSTKGLQLALRDLSNSFDMESSRHITLQSKDVSPTVHHSILHHQSPPSGNQAYDTLSLESSDSMETSVSTGNSACTPESVCGLEAQRIEEMEKMLKEAQQEKARLIENREREVQTRRQMLEEERRRREEAERRLQDETAHRQRLVEEEVKMREKHFSQARPMTRYLPNRKEEFDLRAHVESSGHSIDTCPFVILTEKMCKGHLVKMGGKIKSWKKRWFVFDRLKRNFCYYVDKHETKLKGLIYFQAIEEVYYDHLRSATKSPNPSLTFCVKTHDRLYYMVAPSPEAMRIWMDVIVTGAEGYTQFMS, from the exons ATGTCTCTCAGTGAG GATCTTCATGTGTCAGATTATTCAGACACTCCAGCCAACATGGACAGTATGAGCAAAAACAAGATGGAGCATGGCCGACAGATGCACCAGGTCTTACAG AGCACTCCATTAGACCTGATCGAGACAGGCAAGTCCCTGAAAGTCCAGGCGGAGCGCCCCCACCTGGTTAGTTTGGGAAGTGGACGACTGAGCACAGCCATAACTTTACTACCACTGCTGGAAG GGAGAACCACGCTGGGCAGTGAGGGGACAGATATACCCCTGCAGGGCCCCGGCATCGCAGCTCAGCACTGTTACATCGAAAACCAAGCAGGCAGCATCACGTTGTACCCATGTGGAAACCAGTGCTCTGTAGATGGCCTTCCTATCGCCAAACCCTTTCGCCTCACACAAG GGTGCATGCTGTGTTTTGGTCAGTCTGCCTTCTTCCGCTTCAACCACCCAGCGGAGGCCCTGAGGATGAAGAGCATGCTGCCAGGAGCAAGCCATGGACCAACAGCCACAAAAAGTCTTCCTCAAG ACTCCCAAAGTGTACTGAATGGGAACCATCAGTCTTTTTCCAGCAATGGAGACTCAAAAATTAACAACATGACAGAGAAACTCCAGGACTCTTTAGTGCTAAAGGCTTCCTCATCAGCAGCTGGTAGAAGACCTGTTCCTCAGCCGTCACCTCCGCAAATGGTCAGTGAGAGAAACAAAGCCACCACAGAGGAGTCTATTTATGAAAAcaccaacagcaacaaaaccCCACCAGTACCGGCTCGGTCCACTCATACAAACCCTAGTCCTGTCCCACATTCATGGACCTCACTTTCTGTCACCTCAAGCTGTAGTGGTGGTCAGAGGGCCCAGGAGAGCCCCAAGCCTCTCAGGATCATAAGGGCAGAGAACATGTCAAGCAACACACTGCCTAGCAGGGGGTCAGGGCAGGGCATAGAAAGCCTCACTCATAAACCGTCCTCTGTAAAAATTTCCACCCCAATTCCGTCCAACCGCAGAGTGATAGGTCCCTCCCTACAGAAGAGATCCTCTAGCCCCATGCGAGAGCAGGGCCATGTAGATGTCTCTCCAAGGCTCAGGAATCCAGAGTCAACTGGATCCACCAGTCTGAGGGAACGGCCTCCTCTTAGCCCTCACATGTCCCAGAGAGGGACTCCAGGATTGCAGAGCTTGGCTTCCTCTCCTGCCTTACAAGGCTTCACTGCTAAATCTACTCCCGGAAGCCCTCAGGGCCACCGCAAGCTTACAACTAAAGCAGAAACCATGAGGGCTCTGTATGCCCAGAGTCCATCACCAATCTCTGGATTAGAGAAACAACCTGGAAGCCTGGTGAGACCTGGCCCAGGAAGTACCATCACGTCAGGCCTGGATTCTTCTCCTCTTGCAAGCCCTCAAAGCCAAAGAAAAACTTCCTGCATCACCATGGCAGGACCTTCCAGCAAGGAGCAGAGTCTTAAGAAACCATACACTAGGGAACGCAAAAACAGCATCTCTGAGATCAGTGACAATGAGGATGAGTTGTTGGAATATCACCGCTGgcaaagagaggagaggctgcgagagcaggaaatggaaaaactg GAGCGACAGAGGCTGGAGACCATCCTGAACCTGTGTGCAGAGTATAATCATGAGGACAGTGCTGTGGAGCTGGCTGAGGTGATGAGGAGTGGGCTGCTAGGGAGTACTACAGGAACCAGCTTGGATACAGGAGGGGGAATGCCCCTTCAGGGAGTAGACAGAACCcagagggtgagagagacagatgaggaaACCCAGATAGAGGAGTCTAGCAGCACTGAGAGCACACATCAAGAG TGTGAAGAGTTGTTAGCTGGTCATGATGAAGTTTatctggaggaggagaggaacagGTTAATGTCCAGGGTTGAAGACTTGAAGAACAGAGTTGGTGAACTGGAGCAGCAACTACAAGAGACCAAACAAGAG GTGGATATGGAGCAAGCCCTGCTGCAGGCAGAAAGGCGAGCAGAGCACGAGCAGGTGGAGgctgaaaatgaaatcatcTCTCAACTGCAGCTCAAACTCAGCCAGCTGGACAAGGCCACCCAGAAAGCAAAAGACAAG GGCAGGGCTAATGTGTCGGCTGAGCGGAAGGTCCTggaaaagcagaggaatgaGTACAATGAGCTGAAGAGGCAGTTTGATAAATGCCCCTTGTCTCTAAGGGAACAGTTACAGGAGCAGCTCAGCAGG AAAGCTGAAGCTCTGGAGTCTGGGACCAAGCAGTTTGAGGAGCTGGAGTTCTgccagctggaggaggagagcagtcTGGATGAGAAGAAGGAGACACAAAGCCAGCAGATTCTCCAAAAACGAGCTGAGTATCACTGCAGCGTGGCCAAGAGGAAG GAGAGGATGGCCGCTCTGGACGCTCAGGTGAAGCAGCTGGGGTTACAGGCAGCTCAAGACAGTGAGAGGATCACCAAAGACAGGACAGTGACTCTGCAGATCTTACACAAG GAGCAAGATAGGTTGTCTGCCCTGGAGAAAAGGTACGAGACGTTAACAGGAGGGAGAAACTTCCCAAATCCCAACAACATGAAAGAG AGCCAACCTGAGCTGAGCAGGAATGCAATGGCTCCTATTAACCTCGAACGCTGGTACCAAGACATCATGGCTGCTGGAGAGCCTGAGGCATGTCCCCCACCACTGCCTGCAAAGTCTTTTTCCACACGCAGGCACGGGCAG CTACTGAAGTCCAAATCAGATGATGAGGTTGGTCTAGCAGGACCGACTACTCATGTCAGCATTGGTGCAGCCTTTGCACACTCCAGTAGTGTTAGTCATGAGAAAAATTCATCCACCAAG GGGTTACAGTTAGCACTGAGAGACCTGTCAAACTCATTTGACATGGAGTCCAGTAGGCACATAACTTTGCAGAGCAAAG ATGTGTCTCCCACAGTCCATCATTCCATCCTGCATCATCAGTCGCCACCAAGCGGAAACCAGGCGTATGACACACTGAGCTTGGAGAGCTCAGACAGCATGGAGACCAGCGTCTCCACCGGCAACTCTGCATGTACCCCAGAAAG TGTCTGTGGGTTAGAGGCCCAGAGGAtagaagagatggagaagatgtTGAAGGAAGCACAGCAGGAGAAAGCCAGGCTGATTGAGAACCGA GAGAGGGAGGTGCAGACTCGGCGGCAGATGTTGGAGGAGGAGCGGAGGAGGCGAGAAGAGGCCGAGAGGAGGCTTCAGGATGAGACGGCCCACAGGCAGAggctggtggaggaggaggtgaagatgagagagaaacactTCTCCCAG GCCCGTCCAATGACACGCTATCTACCCAACCGCAAAGAGGAGTTTGACCTGCGTGCACATGTGGAGTCGTCCGGCCATAGCATAGATACCTGCCCCTTTGTCATCCTCACAGAGAAGATGTGCAAGGGCCACCTGGTGAAGATGGGTGGCAAAATCAAATCTTGGAAAAAACGCTGGTTCGTTTTTGACCGTCTCAAGAGGAACTTCTGTTATTACGTGG ACAAGCATGAGACCAAGCTGAAAGGGCTCATTTACTTTCAAGCGATTGAAGAGGTTTATTATGATCATCTGCGCAGTGCCACCAAG